Genomic segment of Callithrix jacchus isolate 240 chromosome 9, calJac240_pri, whole genome shotgun sequence:
caGCCCCCAGGAGCTCTTGATCTGAGGCACAAAGACGCTTAGGGGGTGTCCGAATATATTTTATGGTAACCTCTTCTCCCAAAAATGTCTGCTATACTGCGTGTTTACACGTAGATGCCTTTTTGGAGAAAAGGGTTcaaagttttcattattttattatttttttcaaataaagaaaaaacttgccgggcgaggtggctcacgcctgtaatccaagaactttgggagacaAGGCGgactgatcacgaggtcaagagattgagaccaccctggccaacgtggtgaaaccttgtctctactaaatacaaaaattagctgggcgtgatggcaggcgactatagtcccagcttctccggaggctgaggcagaaaaatcgcttgaacccgggaggcggaggttgcagttagccgaaatggcgtcactgcactccagcctggtgacagagtgagactacatctcaaagaaaaaaaaaaaagctttattgcccaggctggtctaaaactcccaagctcaagcaatctgcccgactcagccttctcagcctcccaaagtgttgggattacacacatgagccaccacgcagaTTTTCATTACATTCTCAAGGgggcctataatttttttttttaaagtgtactgtcattttgttatatacttttaaaaagttttatttttaaagctgcttTTAGGcaatagaaggaagaaaaaggaaggaagaagggggtGAGTAGGAAAGAATCGTGCAGAAAAAATTTAACAgttgtcttttgtgtgtgtgtgtggaccaggctagagtgcaatggtacaatctcagctcactgcgaccttccCCTCCCgaggtcaagcgattctcatgcctcagccacccgggtagctgggattacaggtgcatgccaccatgcccggctattttttctatttttagtagagacagggtttcaccatgttggctaggctggtttcgaacttctgacttcaagtgatccgcagGTCTCTggcatcccgaagtgctgagattacaggcgtgaggtacCACTCCCGGCCAGATGTCAATTATTGTTTCCAGAGTTTCAAGGAAGAGAACCCAGTGTGACCAGAGGTCAAAAGATGAGAATGTTGAGTCAGGGTAGAATCCAGATCTGTTGGCACCAATTCCTGTGCTCTTTCTAGTTCCTGTTGCTATTCATTCATATCAAGTATCTGCTATGTGCCGGGTATGATTCCAAATTACACTATTCCCAGATTATTCTGAGAATGCTGCAATGGCAAACTCTTGGTATTACAGAATTTATATTCTAGTGGGGGAAGACAGACAAAACAGCAGTATAACGACGACGGTGCAATGTTATGTGCCATGAAAAAACGCTGAGTCAGAGGATGGCGAGGAAGGGGAACGGAATTTTAGATAGGGCGGTCTGGGCTCAGAACGTCCAGATGGGCATCAATGGACTCCAACGAAGGGAGCAATCCCAGATGCCAGGGAACCCTACACAAACCTCTCTTGCGCTTCCGCCTCGCCTAGCCCAGGTGGGGACAGTAGGGAGACCGTATGGCACACGCATGCCCATGAAGGAAACGGCAAAGCCCGAAGGGAGGTGCAGAGCGCATGCGCTCTCTTGCCCGAGACGCCGAGGATTTTGACAGGGACTCGGTCGGCCCGGATGATAGTGCTCTGGTTGGTGCCAGTTGGAAGGCGTTGCCCAACTGAAACTTCCTTTGGAGGTTGTAGTCCCACCCACAGAGCCAATTTTCAACTTCCGCTTCCGGTGCTGCAGAGGTCCAGGTCGAAGATGGCGGCAGCTGTTGCGTCTCGCCTTTCTAGGCTGCTGGGTCGGTCCCGCCCACAGGTGGGGCGGCCTATGTCCAGTGCCGCCCATAGCGGAGAAGGTTCAGGTACAGGGGTCGACGGGTCGGGCCTCAGTCCCACTCGGATGAGGCAGGGCGGGATTGTGACCTTGGTCCAAGGCCTTGCGGGAGGGAAAGTGAGACCCGGGCCCGTCCCGCACCGGGGCTGAGCGGTTGTGGCCTCTCCGCAGCTCGCATGTGGAAGATCCTCACTTTCTTCGTCGCGCTCCCTGGGGTGGGAGTCAGCATGCTGAATGTGTACCTGAAGTCGCAAAAAGAGCACGAGAGACCCGAGTTCGTCGCCTACCCTCATCTCCGCATCAGGACCAAGGTACGCTCTTGCATATTTTTTCAAGCGTCCGCTCTCTGTGCCTTAGTGCAAGTTCTTCATTCTCTAAAAGCGTGGGTGCCAGGCGTGTACAGCTCGTTTAACCCTCGCAAACAGAAcatgtattttcttccattttgtggaAGGACAGCTGAGTCTTGAGATTACGTCTCAGTTTTCTTCAAGGTCATACCGTAAATGCCCTTCAGTTTCCCGTTTCTCCAATTCATCACGCCTCCTGTCGTCTGATACAGTTCTGAAACATGTGTCCATTGCGTAAAGCCTGGAGTTTGGGATATCTTATTAGAGCGGCAAAGTCTGAAGGTGGTTCGTCTAAGACCTGGGCATCTGGCAGCTACTAGTTGCATAATGAAGAGACAGACAGCTTTCTGTATTCCCTACCAAGACCTTATTTTCTCTACTGTTTTATCATTTGGCTGTTGATGTAGATATATTACAGTGATTTGACCCCTGTTGTTTGCTGTATCTTTAAcgagggcttggtggctcacgcctgtaatcccagcactttaggaggctgaggtgggtggaacacgtaaggtcaggagttccaagaccagcctggtcaacatggcgaaacaccgtctctactaaaaatacaaaaattagccgggcgtggtggcgggcgcctgtaatctcagctactcgggaggttgaggtgggagaatcgcttgaacccgggaggtggaggttgcaatgaacagagACGAACCATTGCAGTACACCCTGGgcgacaggagtgaaactccatctcaaaataataataataataatacacttgatcttagccaaaaggccaagaagcgatgaaaaaaaattattacatcaCCTAGCCCATATAGGATTGGCCTCATAGAAACTTAACCTAGACTCTTGAATTATTGAGTCTTTGAGCAGCACTCCCACCCTTGTGCAGTGGAATTAGAAGCCAAACAgcaggccgggcgtgatggctcacgcctataatcccagcactttgggaggccgaggcaggtggatcacgaggtcaacagatcgagaccatcccggtcaacatggtgaaaccccgtctctactaaaaatacaaaaattagctgggcatggtggcgcgcacctgtagtcccagctactcgggaggctgaggcaggagaattgcttgaacttaggaggcggaggctgcggtgagccgagatcgcgccattgcactccagcctgggtaacaagagcgaaactccgtctcaaaaaaagccaaacagcaaaagtttctcagcctcagcacggttgacattttgggctggttAATTCTTGTTGGGGGACTATCTTGAGCACTGTGAAATGTTTAGCCGTATCCTTGGCCTGTACCCACTAGGTGGCAGTAGTACCTGCagcaccccccccaccccacccccactatcACAGTGTCTCCAGATACTACCCGGTGTTCCCTGGAGGAGCAAAATCACCCTGGGTTGGAGACCATTGCCCGAAAGTAATGCTTTTTAAAGGTAACAGGCAAGATAATTAAGGGTGGGTTGCAGTTTCCCAGCCCAGATACTGTTTGAAGTCTGGGATTGTGCTAGCAATGTGCGTTTAAGTATCTCCCTCCCCTAATTCTCACTGCCACCATTTTGATACAGGTGATTTGAGGATTATGCTTTCATAAACACAGCACTGGATATACTAGTTACTAGGGAGAGGATTATGAGTAACTAACTTGAGCTTGCATTTTTTGCCATCCATATTTGTTTCTGCAGTTAAAACTATCCTGTAGCCAGGGTAACTTGAAGAGCTCCCTTGGTAGTTATAAGAGCTCCCTTAAATAGTGGGAAGGTTGAACTATACCAGTAGATAAAGGactaatttccattttgtttctatATATGATCTTTCACCTGTTTTAAGCAGTTCATGGCAGTGTTCTTTCTAAACTATTTTCTGTAATTATCTAACTGATATCTTCCCTCCACAGCCGTTTCCCTGGGGAGATGGTAACCATACCCTCTTCCATAACTCTCATGTGAATCCACTTCCAACTGGCTACGAAGATGAATAAAGAGAATCTGGACCACTACCTGGCACCAGGGACCACCGCGCTGGTTTGGACCATTACTCTGCATATGGACCAGAAAAAGTATATGGGACCTTAAGCTCACCTTCTTTACCTGTATCAAATGATGACTGGTATACTGATCTTCCATTCCTTTGCCTGTGGCAGGAGATGgcttaaataaataacttaaactTAGATTGGTCATGAGCTGAGAGTTATATTCTttggttgtgtttttttgttttgtttttttttttttttgcagaaattagcatttgagactgtctcaaaaaaaaatttttttttttaaacactttttttttttgttagatggagtctttctgtgtcacacaggctatagtgcagtggcacaatctcagcttactacaacctccttTTCCTGgattgaagcgattcttctgcctcagcccctgaatagctgggactacaggcatgcaccaacatgcctggctaattttttttgtatatttagtagagatgaggttttgccatgttggccaggctggtcctgaactcctaacctcaggtgatctgcctgccttggcctcccaaagtcttgattacaggcgtgagccagtgtgcctggccagagCTGGTTTATTCTTAAGGCTCAAAGGAACACTTGTGGTAAGGTTCAGAAGGCCACTAGTATTTCATAGTATATTACATTAAACTGGTAATGCAAAGGTAAGGTATATTCGGTACATAATAGAGAATCTCATTATCGTTGCCATTTTGTGATATAACAGCCTACACTTCTGAGTCCCTATAGAGCTGTTTTGCTCGAGGCCAGTCTGAGTTTAAGATAGATGTATTATACTTACTTCAGTTTGCTGCCTGGCCTCACTTGGCTGGGTTCTAAACATCTTTTGTAATCCTTGGATAACAGACCCTAACCagtcataaaatataaatgaagaatgTTTTGAAATGACATCTAAAGACAAGTCATATTAAATATGCTGTAGCAATTGGTaaagtggagaaaagagaatagaattAGGGCCTTCTATAAATCAAGTTTATTTTTcagacggtcttgctctgtcacccaagctggagtgctgtggtgcaatcactgcagtctccacctcccaggctcaggtattctcccatctcagcctttcaaacagctgggactgcaggcacacaccaccatacccggctcatttttttgtggagcccaggctcgtctcaaattcctgagctcaagtgatccacccacctcagtgtcccaaagtgttaagattacaggtatgagccaccatacctggcctgtaaTTCAACCTTCATACTATTTTTgggtatataataaaat
This window contains:
- the COX6A1 gene encoding cytochrome c oxidase subunit 6A1, mitochondrial — its product is MAAAVASRLSRLLGRSRPQVGRPMSSAAHSGEGSARMWKILTFFVALPGVGVSMLNVYLKSQKEHERPEFVAYPHLRIRTKPFPWGDGNHTLFHNSHVNPLPTGYEDE